Proteins found in one Vagococcus carniphilus genomic segment:
- a CDS encoding cysteine desulfurase gives MSFLDKATVDGSKTFYKVKETARPYAFKDYGFKETASGNFQLVRPLDTNPQNKQSPKLKMTVAKDLKTLKMSITTPNGMKSMNIFSGDNHKEKQDQFNYIMADMIHYGCLEEVK, from the coding sequence ATGTCTTTTTTAGATAAAGCAACAGTTGACGGTTCAAAAACATTTTATAAGGTTAAAGAAACAGCCAGACCTTACGCATTCAAAGATTATGGCTTTAAGGAAACAGCTTCTGGAAACTTCCAATTGGTAAGACCATTAGATACTAACCCACAAAATAAACAAAGCCCTAAATTAAAAATGACGGTCGCAAAAGATTTGAAAACATTAAAAATGTCAATCACAACACCTAATGGTATGAAGAGTATGAATATCTTTAGTGGTGATAACCATAAAGAAAAACAAGATCAGTTTAACTACATTATGGCTGATATGATTCATTACGGCTGTTTAGAAGAAGTTAAATAA
- a CDS encoding (Fe-S)-binding protein, translating into MRVSIFTSCVVDLMFPNVGIAMVEVLERLGCTVELPDKQICCGQPTFNSGYEEKSYATLKNQIDAFEGAEYVVGGAGSCVGMLREYPELLKNDPIYGPKAIELASKTYEFSQFIYRVLGIKDVGACLEAKATYHRSCHMTRILGEREAPFVLLDHVEGLEMIPLDHIENCCGFGGTFSVKMPAISEEMVTEKMNDVLNTGAEILISADMGCLMNIGGKFNREEHPIKIMHIAEVLNTNVNITRIEQSISEQV; encoded by the coding sequence TTGCGAGTAAGTATTTTTACAAGTTGTGTCGTTGATTTAATGTTTCCAAATGTCGGAATAGCCATGGTAGAAGTTCTAGAAAGATTGGGGTGTACTGTCGAGTTACCCGATAAACAAATCTGTTGTGGTCAGCCAACCTTTAACAGTGGTTATGAAGAAAAAAGTTATGCGACATTAAAAAATCAAATTGATGCATTTGAAGGAGCAGAGTATGTTGTTGGAGGAGCAGGTTCTTGTGTTGGGATGTTACGAGAATATCCAGAATTGTTAAAAAATGATCCAATATACGGGCCAAAAGCAATAGAATTAGCGAGTAAAACCTACGAATTTAGTCAATTTATTTACCGAGTATTAGGAATTAAGGATGTAGGAGCTTGCTTGGAAGCTAAAGCGACTTATCACCGTTCTTGTCATATGACACGTATTTTAGGAGAAAGAGAAGCGCCATTTGTTTTGTTAGATCATGTGGAAGGATTAGAGATGATTCCCTTAGATCATATAGAAAACTGTTGTGGATTTGGTGGTACTTTTTCTGTTAAAATGCCCGCTATATCAGAGGAAATGGTGACGGAAAAAATGAATGATGTTCTTAATACTGGTGCTGAGATTTTAATAAGTGCAGATATGGGTTGCTTAATGAATATTGGTGGTAAATTTAATAGAGAAGAACATCCAATTAAAATTATGCATATTGCAGAAGTATTGAATACTAATGTGAACATTACAAGAATAGAACAATCAATTAGTGAACAAGTGTAA
- a CDS encoding LutB/LldF family L-lactate oxidation iron-sulfur protein, translated as MGLKTTDAPFDERLKRSKEDKFMQKAVAKAQDTQWVKREGAREKLGNWSEWRELGESIRQHTIQYLPDYLREFSDNVTKNGGHVFFAQTAEEANDYVKKIVLEKDAKKIVKSKSMVTTEVDIDPMLLELENIDVLETDLAEFILQMDDWDEPSHIVFPSIHKNREQIRQVFEKKLGYQGDNEPVNLARCAREVMRKFFLEADIGITGCNFAIADSGMINLDTNEGNADLTISIPKTQIVLMGMERIVPTMKEADVLDNLLARSAVGQSLTTYVTFAGRKNEEESDGPEDFHVVIIDNGRSNALGTIFQPVLQCIRCGSCLNVCPVYRHIGGHGYGSIYPGPIGAVLSPVLGGYKQFGELPYASSLCGACTETCPVKIPLHHLLVEHRKVMTDELKMQHGFDDFQMKVIGSGTASPFLFKSALRMAHGGMGVLSKQSPIFVDNMYQYGGFIKSGPGMVKGWTDVRDLPRPPKYSDSFRKWFKTHKAGEKND; from the coding sequence ATGGGATTAAAAACAACGGATGCTCCTTTTGATGAAAGACTTAAAAGAAGCAAAGAAGATAAATTTATGCAGAAAGCTGTGGCAAAAGCGCAAGATACCCAGTGGGTTAAACGCGAAGGAGCAAGAGAAAAGTTAGGTAATTGGTCTGAGTGGCGTGAACTTGGTGAAAGTATTAGACAGCATACAATTCAATACTTACCAGACTATTTAAGAGAATTTAGTGATAATGTCACTAAAAATGGAGGACACGTTTTTTTTGCTCAAACAGCTGAAGAAGCCAATGACTATGTAAAAAAAATTGTTTTAGAGAAGGATGCTAAAAAAATTGTTAAATCTAAGTCTATGGTAACAACAGAAGTTGACATTGATCCGATGTTGTTGGAGTTAGAGAATATTGATGTTTTAGAAACTGATTTGGCTGAATTTATATTGCAAATGGATGATTGGGATGAGCCCTCTCATATTGTTTTTCCGAGTATTCATAAAAATAGAGAGCAAATCAGACAAGTTTTTGAAAAAAAGTTGGGTTATCAAGGGGATAACGAACCGGTTAATTTAGCAAGATGCGCTAGAGAAGTGATGCGGAAATTCTTCTTAGAAGCTGATATTGGGATTACTGGTTGCAATTTTGCAATTGCTGATAGTGGCATGATTAATTTAGATACAAACGAGGGAAATGCTGATTTAACCATTAGCATTCCTAAAACACAAATAGTATTGATGGGAATGGAAAGAATTGTTCCCACAATGAAAGAAGCAGACGTTTTAGATAATTTATTAGCAAGAAGTGCTGTTGGCCAAAGTTTAACAACTTATGTGACTTTTGCAGGTAGAAAAAATGAAGAAGAATCTGATGGACCAGAAGATTTTCATGTTGTTATTATTGATAATGGACGTTCAAATGCTTTAGGAACGATTTTTCAACCTGTTCTTCAATGTATACGTTGTGGTTCTTGCCTAAATGTTTGCCCTGTTTATCGTCATATTGGTGGTCATGGTTATGGGTCAATTTACCCTGGACCAATTGGTGCTGTTCTTTCTCCTGTTTTAGGTGGTTACAAACAATTCGGTGAGCTGCCCTATGCTTCAAGTCTATGTGGAGCGTGTACTGAAACATGTCCAGTTAAAATTCCGCTACATCATTTATTAGTTGAACATAGAAAAGTTATGACAGATGAATTAAAAATGCAGCATGGTTTTGATGATTTCCAAATGAAAGTAATTGGAAGTGGCACAGCTTCACCTTTTTTATTTAAATCAGCCTTAAGAATGGCTCATGGTGGTATGGGTGTGTTAAGTAAACAATCGCCTATTTTTGTTGACAATATGTATCAGTATGGAGGCTTTATTAAGAGTGGTCCAGGAATGGTAAAAGGTTGGACAGATGTAAGGGATTTACCTAGACCGCCTAAGTACTCTGATAGTTTTAGAAAGTGGTTTAAAACACATAAAGCAGGTGAAAAAAATGACTGA
- a CDS encoding LutC/YkgG family protein: protein MKKMTDNQNREKFLKNLYNKLETEPSECQSHPYVQINNLSNETFADKTKDELLEICYEKVKELNIEMTEVTENDLEEKLKDIIISFGSGPMILPTDKRFDSIRPFLEKEYKEQISYWKEGAEYRESNINAAEQANIGIAFSEYLLAESGSIVVETSSGQGRTLHFLPTHYISIIPKSQIVPRSTQAINDYAKRIERGEKLGSAIHIISGPSNSGDIEMQLVIGLHGPLKVHYLVISDK, encoded by the coding sequence GTGAAAAAAATGACTGATAATCAAAATAGAGAAAAATTTTTAAAAAACTTATATAATAAGCTGGAAACAGAGCCATCTGAGTGTCAGAGTCATCCTTATGTACAAATCAATAATCTATCAAATGAAACATTTGCAGATAAAACAAAAGATGAATTACTTGAAATTTGTTATGAAAAAGTAAAAGAGCTTAATATTGAAATGACAGAAGTTACAGAAAACGATTTAGAAGAAAAATTAAAGGACATTATAATCTCTTTTGGTAGTGGTCCAATGATTTTACCAACAGACAAAAGATTTGACTCAATAAGACCATTTCTTGAAAAAGAATACAAAGAGCAGATCAGTTATTGGAAAGAAGGGGCTGAGTACAGAGAAAGTAATATTAATGCTGCTGAACAGGCAAATATAGGTATTGCTTTTTCAGAATATTTATTAGCTGAATCAGGTAGTATTGTTGTAGAAACAAGCTCAGGACAAGGCAGAACTCTTCATTTTTTACCGACACATTATATTTCTATTATTCCAAAAAGTCAGATTGTTCCAAGATCAACTCAGGCTATTAATGATTATGCTAAAAGAATTGAGCGCGGTGAAAAATTAGGGTCAGCTATTCATATTATCTCTGGACCGTCAAACTCAGGTGATATTGAAATGCAATTAGTAATTGGTTTGCATGGTCCGCTAAAAGTTCATTATCTTGTCATATCAGATAAATAA